TCCTAAAAAAGTGCAAgaattctctcttctctttattCGACGGAATATTGCGTTAAGTAAAATCTCGTTTGGGTTTGATCTCGTGAAAGATCTGATCGGTAATGGTTAGGGGTAAGCCCTAGTTAAGGAGAGGAACTTTTATCCTTGTGGGTTCAATAATTTCTAACTTAATCCAATATTTTGTAGTTTGTAACCGTCGCACTTGAACGTAACTTTAATGCTAACATAAAATATACTAGAAACTGCTCACACCCGTGGGTGGCTACCACTCTAGAAGTGGGTGgttaatttttgaaaaataatatatattttaaaaattatttaaataaattttgatttttttatagTTGACAATTAGATAGATATATAAAATTATCTAATATTTTGAAGGTATAAAAGCCAAAAAAAACTAACAAAGCCTCTTTTCTTAGGgttttaataatagtatagatagcTAGTGAAATTTAGCTCCCTCTAAATTTCTCTTAGGATATATTGTTTctcaaaatcatcaaaaataataatcctttattttgtaattttgatgcaTTCATACATAAATAATATTGTGCGCTGACGATAAAAGAGAGAATAAAATTTACACTCTTTATTTTACAATACACacttcttatttatttttttagtacTTCAATTTTGTGTTTAGTAACTTAAGTTTTGTATATTTATAAGAActataactaaaaaaaaaaggtgtgaattgtaaaatgaAGAGTTGAGATTTTACTATTCCTTAAAAAAGAGAGGAGATGGGGAGCATATATCTATCGCATCTATAGCCTGCCCCTCTCTTTACATACTTCGAAGAAACATATCCTCTCTTCTTTATCTCTCACCTCTGTTCACTTCAAATTAAAATGAGTTTGTAGTCATTCTCCAGCCATCTTTATAACTTATCGAAAATTTCTGACACCACTTAATAAATTGCTACTGCATTCTAGCTACAGAGAATGAGTGGAAATCTACCCATGTTTCATTAGTGGGAGAACCTTTTAGCACTAAATGCTAGCAAAACCTAGTTGCTCTGCCTGCGGGCCAACTGTGTCTCCATTTCAGCTCCACTGCCCCAATATAAACCCAACACTTGTTACCATCTTCAAATTTCTACATACCATTGAATCTTTATACACTCGCATAAGTCTCGTAGCATATACTATTCTACTGTGTGCTTTCTGACTCTTTTGCAACTAAATTTATTAGCCAATACTATGTTTGTCCGGTACAAGGCCTGAAGACTGTCTCCTTTTGGTGGAACATACACCTAAAGTTGCAAGTTTTATGTCGTAGAGCCTAAAAATATCCAAGTCACCAAATTTTTTCGCTTACGATAATCCAATAGGAATACCTTACTAATTGGGCAACGAGTTAAGAATCCGTTCTTAAGAAAATGATGGGGATAATTTCGGCTATCTATTTAACTTCGTTTGACAGGTTTGGCCCATAAGGCCAGCTTCGGTGAGGCCCAAAACCACTTtcatattaaaaaacaaaaaattcatgGACCAAGAAGGCTCGATTCTCAAGCTCATAAGAAAATGAGTAcgtcccttcaaaaaaaaaaaaaaaaaaaaaaaaagagtacgtCGGATGACTGAAGCCTGAAGGCTGTATGAAATACATCAAGCATCTTAAGGAGCACATCCAGACTAATGTAACATTTTTCACATGCATATTTTGTctggatataatgttttatattATATAACAGCCGAGGATTTAGTGCTTGATATGTGTCAACGACTAGATTATTTGAAGGTGATTTATTTCAGTATTTACCCTACAACAATTATTATTCAAGTAGTATCTAGATTCACGCTTGAGACCTATTTCAATATTGAAAAGATCGATTGTGAAGAAACCTAGTTTGTAGACAATTGTGAAAGGTTACTGTTGGGAATATAAATCCcatatgggaaaaatgggatattgtctatgggtttataagagtttgggccactccatctattgtcaattagttttggatgCGAACTCCAAATTACTTCCCACAAAATCGACATTCAAAGCCTTCTCCAGAGAGATTCAAATAATATTGCTATTTCAATTCGTTTCTGGACACTTGCAGTGAAGATGACTCTTTTGGAAGGATCTAATATTTTGTTCTGTTCAAAATGGACTATAGTATATGTAGCTATTTATTTGTCTTGCTTTAGTGGTAGGCTTTTAGCAATTAATCTGACTCCCTTACTACCCAAGCATATAGTTTCTTCAATTCTAAGTATCTCCGctatgcatatatatcttcCCCAAATGTCATTGTAAAACTTTGTTTGGACATGATGATTTATGACCAATTCGAAGATTCTGTTTTGAACTCACCTTCTCCATCATCTCAATCAAATGAACTACGATTCTATATAAGAAGAATACcaagaaaaattatataaagACTCTCATATAAACTGGTAAAAACCCTCTCGATTACCTTCAACTAAAATAAGTTGAACCATGTCAAAACCTGATCAATTCAAACCCAACATCATCTCCAATCCAGATGGAACCTACACGCGCCTCTTAAAATTTCCAAGCACCGAGGCCGACTCTACCTCAGCCACTAACCATGTACTCTCCAAAGACATCCCTGTAAACCCTGAAACCCAAACCATGGTCCGACTCTTCCTCCCTCGGAATGTCcttggctccaaaaccaaacTCCCTCTCATATTTTACTACCACGGTGGTGCGTTTCTCTATTTCAGCGCAACTACAACTGTTTTCCATGAGTTTTGTTCCAACATGGCTTTGGAACTCCAAGCTATTGTTGTCTCCTTGGACTACCGTCTTGCCCCTGAACACCGCCTCCCGGCAGCCTACGAGGATGCCATAGATGCGTTGCACTGGATCAAGACCACAGAGGAAGAGTGGGTAAGAGAATTTGCTGATTTCTCAAGCTGTTTTTTAATGGGTACTAGTTCTGGTGGAAACCTAGCTTACCATGCTGGGCTTCTTGCTTGTGAAGTTAGAGATCACCTTGGGCCTTTGGAAATCAAAGGACTGATATTGCACCATCCCTTTTTTGGTGGATCCGAAAGGACTGAGTCGGAACTGAGGATGGAGCATGATCGAATTTTGCCACTACGGGCAAGCGATGGAGCGTGGAAATTGGCGTTGCCTATTGGTGCTGACCGTGATCATGAGTATTGCAATCCAACAGTGGGCGATAGAGATGGTATTTGGGCTGCGATTCGGGCCATGGATTGTAGGGTCTTGGTTCTGGGTTGTTATGGAGATCCGATGATTGAGCGACAGATGGGGTTGGCGAAAATGGTAGAGGAGAAGGGTGTACGAACGGTGACTCATTTTGGCGATGGTTGTCATGGTTTGGAAATAACGGACGGGTCCAAAGCTCCGGGTTTATTTGTCGAATTGAAAAATTTCATATACTAACTGTCAAAATTTTACCATGCACGTTTGTATGTCATATAAAAAAACTGAAAGAATATAACAATGCATGTATGTGAAAGATTGGTATGTATTCAACCAAAAATTAAGATTAAAAATATGTATGTGTTTAAGGATCGATACATATAGTTAAGACTTGAGGATTGAAATATTTTGATGAAAAGAACAACAAAAAAGTCATGATCATGCGGTTTGCTAGGGTTTTGGTATCCTCTTCCTCTGAGCGGCGGATTCTCGCATTCTCGTTGTTGTTCGTCAATGGTGGTGATGGCATGTTTTGGTCTGCTTATCCTCTTCTTGATTGCGTTGGGGGACGTTGATGTTATGTTGAGTTCAGGGGTTGGAGGTGATGTTGTTTCTGCGTCGAAGCCCGATGGTGAAGTGAAAGATGCAGCCTTGTGGGTGGGGATGGCATCTAGATTGCAGACGAGCAGTGATCCGGTCTTGGTTTGGTCAAGATCATATTGGAAAGGTCGATTCTGATCGAGTCCATGGGATGATGGTGTACATGTTGAAGGTGTCGATCTTTGGTGTGCCGGTGATTTTGCTGTCATGGACGGTGATGGTATGCTGGTTTGCTCGAACTCAGGGACTACTGCTTTTGATGGTGGTGCTCATAGGTATAACGGCTGCAGTATGGAGGCAGAGGCGGCTGTCAAATCACACCAGGGTTGCCGGAGATGAGGGAGGATCTGCTTTCATCTAGCTCAGGCCTTTCGTTGGCGAGGATGATGGTGTGGCTCTACCCGTTGGAGGAGATTGCCTCTGATGGTGATACTTAATGGTGCAGTGACGGGTTCTACAATGTTGGTGGCGGCGGCGACGACTTGCTGGTTGGTGACGACGGTGCTCTGGTTCAATGAGGTGGAACTTGTGGGGTGCCCTTAACAATTTCTGCTTGGGCCCTCTGGGCTTCACTTTGTTCTGTGGGCTTTATGCACTGCTGGGTTTGGGTGGGTTGGGCCttcaattttagggtttgggttgCCTTTGTTAGAGGAGTGGATGGGGATTTGTCACTTTCCGCTCCtattattgtttaatttttgtttgggtctAAAAAACCAGAGCCTTAGTTGAAATCATTTTATGTTCGCTTCGAGacttctaggtttttgtttgaaTAATGGTGAGTGAATTTCCTAAAATGTGGGTGTACTGGGGGCATGCTGGGTTCCTATGCTTTTTTAGAATAGGATGTTAGGATGCTCTGAGGAATGATTCTTTTTGTCAACCATAGGGGATTTCGTTTTTGTATTGCTTGCTGAATGTAATGAATGGACGGACCTctttcgataaaaaaaaaagaaaagaggatcGATACAtaaaatatgtgtctggcccaaactataGTAACTTGTTTCAGTTATAATAGGGTAGATGTCTACTAGATATTTCATTCAATATAAGATTACGTTTCTTTGTAGAATTCAAATTTTGTATCTTgcaattctctatataaaaagacccttattatcaatggaatACACATTCATTATCCTCAATTCAGATTCTCTAAAAcagtatatatattatatattagaAGAAATGAGGTTACTAATATAATTACaaaattgtttatatttttggaGCCTATTTCGATGAGCAAAATATTACTCTAAGGAAAAATTGTATCAAAGCAATGAAATCGATCACTActcctttttttatatttcctCTAGGTAATGTATATGCAGATTTCAAATGAATATT
This portion of the Rosa chinensis cultivar Old Blush chromosome 1, RchiOBHm-V2, whole genome shotgun sequence genome encodes:
- the LOC112181696 gene encoding carboxylesterase 1 — its product is MSKPDQFKPNIISNPDGTYTRLLKFPSTEADSTSATNHVLSKDIPVNPETQTMVRLFLPRNVLGSKTKLPLIFYYHGGAFLYFSATTTVFHEFCSNMALELQAIVVSLDYRLAPEHRLPAAYEDAIDALHWIKTTEEEWVREFADFSSCFLMGTSSGGNLAYHAGLLACEVRDHLGPLEIKGLILHHPFFGGSERTESELRMEHDRILPLRASDGAWKLALPIGADRDHEYCNPTVGDRDGIWAAIRAMDCRVLVLGCYGDPMIERQMGLAKMVEEKGVRTVTHFGDGCHGLEITDGSKAPGLFVELKNFIY